Proteins from a single region of Hyalangium ruber:
- a CDS encoding NAD-dependent epimerase/dehydratase family protein produces the protein MHFLLTGGTGFIGQRLASRIIERGDTLTVLVRKTSKRGALEKLGARFAPGDLLTGEGLAEAARGVDCVLHLAGVTKSKDSEGYFQGNAEGTRRLAKALAELPTPPRLVYCSSLAAAGPSVPGRPRREEEIPAPVSLYGRSKLGGEQALREFADRVPSLILRPPIVYGPGDQEFLPSLLPMARLGLVLKSGFGPKHYSLIHVDDLCTALLAAAERGQTLSKQDPSAGVYTVSDGTEYAWEDFCVTLSQALGRSPPAVVPVPETVSYVVGLGSELAARVRGTVPMLSRDKVREMRCPAWTCSTDRAARELGFTPAIPLAQGLVSALSDYPELRR, from the coding sequence GTGCATTTCCTCCTCACGGGCGGCACCGGCTTCATCGGTCAGCGCCTTGCCAGCCGCATCATCGAGCGCGGAGACACGCTCACCGTGCTCGTGCGCAAGACGTCCAAGCGCGGGGCGCTGGAGAAGCTTGGCGCCCGTTTCGCCCCGGGCGATCTGCTCACCGGTGAGGGGCTCGCCGAGGCCGCGCGCGGCGTGGACTGCGTGCTGCACCTGGCCGGTGTCACCAAGTCCAAGGACTCGGAGGGCTACTTCCAGGGCAACGCCGAGGGCACCCGTCGGCTGGCGAAGGCCCTGGCGGAGCTGCCCACCCCGCCCCGGCTCGTCTACTGCTCCTCCCTGGCGGCCGCGGGCCCCTCCGTTCCGGGACGTCCCCGGCGCGAGGAGGAGATCCCCGCCCCCGTCTCGCTCTACGGCCGCAGCAAGCTGGGCGGAGAGCAGGCGCTGCGGGAGTTCGCCGACCGCGTGCCCAGCCTCATCCTGCGCCCGCCCATCGTCTACGGGCCGGGGGATCAGGAGTTCCTCCCCTCCCTGCTGCCCATGGCGCGGCTGGGGCTGGTGCTCAAGAGCGGCTTCGGCCCCAAGCACTACTCGCTCATCCATGTGGACGATCTGTGTACCGCGCTGCTCGCGGCGGCCGAGCGGGGCCAGACGCTGAGCAAGCAGGACCCCTCCGCCGGTGTGTACACGGTGTCCGACGGCACCGAGTACGCCTGGGAGGACTTCTGCGTGACGCTGTCGCAGGCCCTGGGACGCTCTCCGCCCGCGGTGGTGCCGGTGCCCGAGACTGTCAGCTATGTCGTGGGTTTGGGCTCGGAGCTGGCCGCGCGCGTGCGTGGCACGGTTCCGATGCTCAGCCGGGACAAGGTCCGCGAGATGCGGTGCCCGGCGTGGACCTGCTCGACGGATAGGGCAGCGCGGGAGCTGGGCTTCACGCCCGCGATCCCGCTCGCCCAGGGACTGGTCAGCGCCCTCTCGGACTACCCCGAGCTGCGACGCTGA
- a CDS encoding TCR/Tet family MFS transporter has product MTDSTSPAPVRQAALAFIFITVALDMLAVGMIVPILPKLVVSFLNGDTVRSAEIYGLFGTVWALMQFGASPVLGALSDRFGRRPVILVSNFGLGLDYVLMALAPSLAWLFVGRILSGITAASISTAGAYIADVTPPEKRAASFGMLGAAFGLGFVLGPALGGMLGATDPRLPFWIAAGLSLLNGMYGLFVLPESLPRERRAAFSWRRANPLGSLKLLRSNRDLFGLATVTFLSHLSHGVLISVYVLYVGYRYGWDERTVGLTLAGSGIASTVVQAGLVRPIVARLGERRTLLLGLGFGVVGFALYGLATTGVGFWMAIPVMALWGLAGPAAQGLMTRRVGASEQGQLQGANSSLMGISSLIGPILFTQTFAWSINPDTGWHLPGAPFLLAAVLLACAALQAWRVTRPVEQEAEVIPPPAPTM; this is encoded by the coding sequence ATGACTGACTCGACGTCGCCCGCCCCCGTGCGCCAGGCAGCGCTGGCGTTCATCTTCATCACCGTCGCGCTCGACATGCTGGCGGTGGGGATGATCGTCCCCATCCTTCCGAAGCTGGTCGTCTCCTTCCTGAACGGGGACACCGTACGGTCGGCGGAGATCTACGGCCTGTTCGGCACGGTGTGGGCGCTGATGCAGTTCGGGGCTTCGCCGGTGCTGGGCGCGCTCTCGGATCGCTTCGGCCGGCGGCCGGTCATCCTCGTGTCGAACTTCGGGTTGGGGCTCGACTACGTGCTGATGGCGCTGGCGCCGTCGCTGGCCTGGCTGTTCGTGGGGCGCATCCTCTCGGGCATCACCGCGGCGAGCATCAGCACGGCGGGCGCCTACATCGCCGACGTGACGCCGCCAGAGAAGCGCGCGGCCTCCTTCGGCATGCTGGGCGCGGCCTTCGGGCTCGGCTTCGTGCTGGGGCCCGCGCTGGGAGGCATGCTCGGCGCCACGGATCCGCGCCTGCCGTTCTGGATCGCGGCGGGGCTGAGCCTCCTCAACGGAATGTATGGCCTGTTCGTACTGCCAGAGTCGCTGCCGCGCGAGCGCCGCGCGGCCTTCTCGTGGCGGAGGGCCAACCCGCTGGGCTCGCTGAAGCTGCTGCGCTCCAACCGCGATCTGTTCGGGCTGGCGACGGTCACCTTCCTGAGCCACCTGTCGCACGGGGTGCTGATCAGCGTGTACGTGCTCTACGTCGGCTACCGCTACGGCTGGGACGAGCGCACCGTGGGCCTCACCTTGGCGGGCTCGGGCATCGCCTCCACCGTGGTGCAGGCGGGCCTGGTGCGGCCCATCGTCGCGCGACTCGGGGAGCGTCGCACGCTCCTGCTGGGGCTGGGGTTCGGCGTGGTGGGATTCGCCCTCTACGGGCTGGCCACGACCGGCGTGGGCTTCTGGATGGCGATCCCCGTGATGGCGCTTTGGGGCCTGGCTGGACCCGCGGCGCAGGGGTTGATGACGCGTCGGGTGGGAGCCTCGGAGCAGGGCCAGCTGCAGGGCGCGAACAGCAGCCTCATGGGGATCTCCTCGCTGATCGGGCCGATCCTCTTCACGCAGACGTTCGCCTGGTCCATCAACCCGGACACGGGCTGGCACCTGCCCGGCGCGCCCTTCCTGCTCGCGGCCGTGCTGCTCGCTTGCGCGGCGCTCCAAGCCTGGCGGGTGACTCGCCCGGTGGAGCAGGAGGCCGAGGTCATTCCGCCTCCCGCTCCAACGATGTAA
- a CDS encoding class I fructose-bisphosphate aldolase, whose product MAYTDRVKQILSWYPSDSPGTLTNLARLLNTGTLAGTGKLVILPVDQGFEHGPARSFGPNPAGYDPDYHAQLAIDSGCNAYAAPLGFLEAVAGKLAGEIPLILKVNNSDTLAKVPNPMSAVTSSVKDAVRLGCVAVGYTIYPGSGARNEQYQDLRDIIAEAKSYGLPTVLWAYPRGALSKEGETGIDVIAYAAQISAQLGAHIIKVKPPQDFLEQPEAKKAFEKAGIATKTMADRVREVVRSAFNGKRIVIFSGGESKTTEDLLAEIKQIHQGGGFGSIMGRNAFQRPRDESIKLLKDVMNVFAGKA is encoded by the coding sequence ATGGCGTATACCGATCGCGTAAAGCAGATCCTCTCGTGGTACCCCTCCGACAGCCCGGGCACGCTCACCAACCTGGCCCGCCTGCTCAACACCGGCACCCTGGCCGGCACCGGCAAGCTGGTCATCCTCCCGGTGGACCAGGGCTTCGAGCACGGCCCGGCCCGCTCCTTCGGGCCCAACCCGGCCGGGTACGATCCCGACTACCACGCCCAGCTCGCCATCGACTCGGGCTGCAACGCCTACGCGGCGCCGCTCGGCTTCCTGGAGGCCGTCGCCGGCAAGCTCGCGGGTGAGATTCCCCTCATCCTCAAGGTGAACAACTCGGACACGCTGGCCAAGGTGCCCAACCCCATGTCCGCGGTGACGTCCTCCGTGAAGGACGCGGTGCGGCTGGGCTGCGTGGCCGTGGGTTACACCATCTACCCGGGCTCGGGCGCTCGCAACGAGCAGTACCAGGATCTGCGCGACATCATTGCCGAGGCCAAGTCCTACGGCCTGCCCACCGTCCTCTGGGCCTACCCCCGCGGCGCCCTGTCCAAGGAGGGTGAGACGGGCATCGACGTGATTGCCTACGCGGCGCAGATCAGCGCCCAGCTCGGCGCCCACATCATCAAGGTGAAGCCGCCGCAGGACTTCCTCGAGCAGCCCGAGGCCAAGAAGGCCTTCGAGAAGGCCGGCATCGCCACCAAGACGATGGCCGACCGCGTGCGCGAGGTGGTGCGCTCGGCGTTCAACGGCAAGCGCATCGTCATCTTCTCGGGCGGCGAGTCCAAGACCACCGAGGACCTGCTGGCGGAGATCAAGCAGATCCACCAGGGTGGCGGCTTCGGCTCCATCATGGGCCGCAACGCCTTCCAGCGTCCGCGCGACGAGTCCATCAAGCTGCTCAAGGACGTGATGAACGTCTTCGCCGGTAAGGCGTAG
- a CDS encoding TolC family protein, translated as MGQSAPGVAPAAPAPVPGASSPGAAQPTPAPATPGTDAPTRGVTPDAQGEAGQQATQQPTGVPSTKGPAASKEEPLTLEQLVERARRTDARVEESEAELRRLQALQRQAHWAWFPKFETVVGFGGPIPEARNDGLGGPPTTEASLEGDWNFGELGVTFRAEANALLPLYTFGKLTALEKAGDQGPLIGAALRERAKDEAGFQAAQAFYGYQLAHAGLVQLGDVEKQLENAGKRINDLLEEESEQVSKVDTYKVNFFRQVVAARRSEARQGQALALAAIRMLSGAKPEEPLEIAEVDLPLEEGEFTPPSLEKALALAEQYRPELGAIQAGIAAREQEVIIRERAYYPDLGLVGFARFIHTTNATPQRSPFAFDPYNEASAGVGFAARGTFDIPIKNAQADQARAELDKLKAQQRLLQAAIRLEVTKTHGDLMTAIERARALTEAEKNAKRWSTAAYAAFDLGTGDTRELVDSFTAFAQASGDKAKSWHDVRVGIAALDRVTGTPPASR; from the coding sequence ATGGGGCAGAGCGCGCCAGGAGTGGCGCCCGCCGCGCCGGCTCCCGTGCCCGGAGCTTCGAGCCCTGGGGCGGCACAGCCGACACCCGCTCCAGCGACTCCGGGGACAGACGCGCCAACGAGGGGCGTGACGCCGGATGCCCAGGGAGAAGCGGGCCAGCAGGCTACCCAGCAGCCTACGGGCGTCCCGAGCACGAAGGGCCCAGCCGCCTCGAAAGAGGAGCCCCTCACGCTCGAGCAACTGGTGGAGCGGGCGCGCCGCACGGACGCCCGGGTGGAAGAGTCGGAGGCCGAGCTGCGCCGACTCCAGGCGCTCCAGCGCCAGGCCCACTGGGCGTGGTTCCCCAAGTTCGAGACGGTGGTGGGCTTCGGAGGCCCCATCCCCGAGGCGCGCAATGACGGGCTCGGAGGGCCTCCCACCACGGAGGCCTCGCTGGAGGGAGACTGGAACTTCGGTGAGCTGGGGGTGACGTTCCGCGCGGAGGCCAATGCGCTGCTGCCGCTCTACACCTTCGGCAAGCTCACGGCGCTGGAGAAGGCGGGAGACCAAGGGCCTCTCATCGGCGCGGCGCTGAGGGAGCGCGCCAAGGACGAAGCGGGCTTCCAGGCCGCGCAGGCCTTCTACGGGTATCAACTGGCGCACGCCGGCCTCGTCCAACTGGGCGATGTGGAGAAGCAGTTGGAGAACGCGGGCAAGCGCATCAACGATCTGCTCGAGGAGGAGTCCGAGCAGGTGTCCAAGGTGGACACATACAAGGTGAACTTCTTCCGGCAGGTGGTGGCGGCACGCCGCAGCGAGGCCCGGCAGGGGCAAGCGTTGGCGCTGGCGGCCATCCGGATGCTGTCGGGCGCCAAGCCCGAGGAGCCGCTGGAGATCGCCGAGGTGGACCTGCCGCTGGAGGAGGGGGAGTTCACTCCTCCTTCGCTGGAGAAGGCGCTGGCGCTGGCCGAGCAGTACCGGCCCGAACTGGGCGCCATCCAGGCCGGCATTGCCGCACGCGAACAGGAGGTCATCATCCGCGAGCGCGCCTACTACCCGGACCTGGGGCTCGTGGGCTTCGCGAGGTTCATCCACACCACCAACGCCACGCCTCAGCGCTCCCCGTTTGCCTTCGATCCTTATAACGAGGCCAGCGCGGGCGTCGGCTTCGCCGCGCGCGGGACGTTCGACATCCCGATCAAGAACGCGCAGGCCGATCAGGCCCGCGCCGAGCTCGACAAGCTCAAGGCCCAGCAGCGGCTGCTCCAGGCCGCCATCCGCCTGGAGGTGACGAAGACGCACGGCGACCTCATGACCGCCATCGAGCGCGCCCGGGCCCTCACCGAGGCGGAGAAGAACGCCAAGCGCTGGTCCACCGCCGCCTATGCCGCCTTCGATCTGGGCACTGGCGACACTCGCGAACTGGTGGACTCCTTCACCGCGTTCGCCCAGGCCTCGGGCGACAAGGCGAAGAGCTGGCATGACGTGCGTGTGGGAATAGCGGCCCTGGACCGCGTCACCGGCACGCCTCCTGCAAGCCGTTGA
- a CDS encoding MlaC/ttg2D family ABC transporter substrate-binding protein, which produces MLATLLTATLLAAATPGPLDVVKSGNTDVQKAASAPGATVEQLATVVEKFVDFEELAKRALGKEWDKRTPAEQKDFADTMKGLLRASYAQKAIGQANADVKYGKETVEGAEATVNTTLAVKKDQIPVDYKLYKTGKGNWRIYDVVTDEVSLVETYRGQFRKLLADKGFDGLLSTLKSKRAQLEKSSATTK; this is translated from the coding sequence ATGCTCGCAACCCTGCTTACCGCCACGCTGCTCGCCGCTGCCACGCCGGGACCGTTGGACGTCGTCAAGTCCGGCAACACGGATGTTCAGAAGGCGGCCTCGGCGCCGGGCGCCACCGTTGAACAACTCGCTACTGTTGTTGAGAAGTTCGTCGACTTCGAGGAGCTCGCCAAGCGCGCCCTCGGGAAGGAGTGGGACAAGCGCACTCCCGCGGAGCAGAAGGACTTCGCCGACACCATGAAGGGCCTGCTCCGGGCCTCCTACGCGCAGAAGGCCATCGGCCAGGCCAATGCCGATGTGAAGTACGGCAAGGAGACCGTCGAGGGCGCCGAAGCCACCGTCAACACCACCCTCGCGGTGAAGAAGGACCAGATCCCCGTTGACTACAAGCTCTACAAAACGGGGAAGGGCAACTGGCGCATCTACGACGTCGTCACCGACGAGGTGTCCCTGGTGGAGACGTACCGGGGCCAGTTCCGCAAGCTGCTAGCCGACAAGGGCTTCGATGGCTTGCTCTCCACCTTGAAGAGCAAGCGGGCGCAGCTGGAGAAGTCGTCCGCCACCACCAAGTAG